From Triticum urartu cultivar G1812 chromosome 2, Tu2.1, whole genome shotgun sequence, a single genomic window includes:
- the LOC125536080 gene encoding putative polyol transporter 2, translating to MVVASLCEDRAEKMASAGLLEAVAPKKKKSNIKYASTCAVVASMASIVLGYDTGVMSGASLYIQKDLEITDVQVEILMGILSIYSIIGTLAAGRTSDWIGRRFTAIFAAFFFFAGALLMGFASGYTMLMLGRFVAGIGVGYAIVIAPVYTAEIAPASARGFLVSFTEVFINIGILLGYISNYAFARLPLHLGWRFMLGIGAVPSVLLAVLVSGMPESPRWLVMKGRLADARVVLEKITDTPEEAEERLADIKTAAGIPDDLDGDVVVVPRKRGGEEKQVWRELILSPTPSMRRILVAALGVFLFQQLTGSDSVVLYSPRVFESAGLTGDHQLLAATCAMGVVKTLVILVAMFLLDRVGRRPLLLCSTGGIIVSLVGLATGLTVVDQNPDARIPWAVVLCVASVLVYVSFFSIGLGPVLGVYTTEILPLRVRALGFAVGEAGNRLVSGAMSMTFLSLSSAITLGGTFFLYAGIAVLAWVFFFTCLPETRGRTLEEMGSLFGVTDTGAEAEDAAPATQDASCWARLLGASPGPRVD from the exons ATGGTAGTGGCATCCCTCTGTGAGGACAGAGCAGAGAAGATGGCTTCAGCCGGGCTCCTAGAGGCAGTAGCACCCAAAAAGAAGAAGAGCAACATCAAGTATGCCTCCACCTGCGCCGTCGTCGCCTCCATGGCCTCCATCGTCCTCGGCTACG ACACCGGTGTGATGAGCGGGGCGTCGCTGTATATCCAGAAGGACCTCGAGATCACGGACGTGCAGGTGGAGATCCTGATGGGCATCCTGAGCATCTACTCCATCATCGGCACATTAGCCGCCGGCAGGACGTCCGACTGGATCGGCCGCCGCTTCACGGCTATCTTTGCCGCCTTCTTCTTCTTTGCTGGTGCCTTGCTCATGGGCTTCGCAAGCGGCTACACCATGCTCATGCTCGGTCGCTTCGTGGCCGGCATCGGCGTGGGCTACGCCATCGTGATAGCGCCCGTGTACACAGCTGAGATCGCCCCGGCGTCGGCGCGCGGCTTCCTTGTGTCCTTCACGGAGGTCTTCATCAACATCGGCATCCTCCTCGGCTACATCTCTAACTACGCCTTCGCTCGCCTGCCGCTCCACCTTGGCTGGCGCTTCATGCTCGGCATCGGCGCGGTGCCGTCCGTCCTGCTCGCCGTCTTGGTGTCCGGCATGCCGGAGTCTCCCCGGTGGCTCGTCATGAAAGGCCGCCTCGCGGACGCGAGGGTCGTGCTGGAGAAGATCACCGACACGCCGGAGGAGGCCGAGGAGCGCCTCGCTGACATAAAGACCGCCGCCGGCATTCCAGACGACCTCGACGGCGACGTGGTCGTCGTGCCCAGGAAGAGAGGCGGCGAGGAGAAGCAGGTGTGGAGAGAGCTCATCCTGTCGCCGACTCCTTCCATGCGGCGAATACTGGTCGCGGCGCTCGGCGTCTTCTTGTTCCAGCAGTTGACGGGCTCCGACTCCGTCGTGCTCTACAGCCCGCGCGTGTTCGAGAGCGCTGGTCTCACCGGCGACCACCAACTGCTGGCCGCGACCTGCGCCATGGGCGTCGTCAAGACGCTCGTCATCTTGGTCGCCATGTTCCTCCTCGACCGTGTCGGCCGGAGGCCGCTGCTGCTATGCAGCACTGGCGGCATAATAGTCTCGCTCGTCGGCCTCGCGACGGGCCTCACCGTGGTGGACCAGAACCCGGACGCGAGGATCCCGTGGGCGGTCGTCCTGTGCGTGGCGTCCGTCCTGGTCTACGTGTCATTCTTCTCCATCGGCCTCGGGCCCGTGTTGGGTGTGTACACCACGGAGATCTTGCCGCTGCGGGTGCGCGCGCTGGGCTTCGCTGTCGGGGAGGCCGGCAACCGCTTGGTCAGCGGCGCCATGTCCATGACCTTCCTCTCGCTGTCCAGCGCCATCACGCTGGGCGGCACCTTCTTCCTCTACGCCGGCATCGCCGTGCTCGCGTGGGTGTTCTTCTTCACCTGCCTCCCGGAGACGCGCGGCCGGACGCTGGAGGAGATGGGCAGTCTGTTCGGCGTGACCGACACGGGCGCGGAGGCAGAAGATGCTGCCCCCGCGACACAGGACGCGAGCTGCTGGGCCAGACTCTTGGGCGCCTCGCCTGGACCCAGAGTTGATTAA
- the LOC125535252 gene encoding uncharacterized protein LOC125535252 yields the protein MMKNLRRKKWCIMRVTQRLRNLFKWMKVIVVSQDEETVIAHEEKKKKKKKKKKKKKKKKQKLPVRKGPTTRTHSSVVQEEEPDFKPSSDEEEKGLLKEADDDGYEPLSFMLPKKRKSRAKQRPPRKWYNEKMEAPHEQLCLKMCFKDQHQFREALLNLHITQGRNLKYHRNSDQRIIVQCNQKHCNFFMVAPVIKGETTFVIKKMRIKRTCPISTKTTRVSAKWLAQKYESLFRSDLTTVIQTLIDACMEKYGVDVPKSMAYRAKNLAIDVVLGDHKKQYPRLKDYAHTVMDTNPGSRVVVTTVTPTSTEKNPPSRSKIPCYVLLHQWSKGGVSLKGSRPFIGVDGCFIKLTTGAQLLAATGRDGNNNIYPLAFGIVGQEDTPNWCWSLHQLKICLGGEERQFGPYTIMSARQKVCAFILCPCFYMVVLC from the exons ATGATGAAGAATCTGAGGAGGAAGAAGTGGTGCATTATGAGGGTGACACAGAGGTTGAGGAACCTTTTCAAATGGATGAAGGTGATAGTTGTTTCACAGGATGAAGAAACTGTAATTGCACatgaagagaagaagaagaagaagaagaagaagaagaagaagaagaagaagaagaaacagaaGCTTCCAGTTAGGAAAGGGCCTACAACAAGGACACATTCAAGTGTAGTTCAAGAGGAGGAACCTGATTTCAAACCTTCATCTGACGAAGAAGAGAAAGGATTGTTGAAGGAGGCTGATGATGATGGTTATGAGCCATTGTCATTTATGCTGCCAAAGAAAAGGAAGAGCAGGGCAAAGCAGAGGCCTCCTAGAAAATGGTACAATGAGAAAATGGAAGCACCACATGAGCAATTATGTCTAAAGATGTGTTTCAAGGATCAACATCAATTCAGAGAGGCTTTGTTGAACTTACACATCACTCAAGGCAGAAACTTGAAATATCATAGGAACTCAGATCAAAGAATAATTGTACAATGCAACCAAAAACATTGCAACTTCTTTATGGTGGCACCAGTTATAAAAGGTGAAACTACTTTTGTAATTAAGAAGATGAGAATTAAGCGCACTTGCCCTATTAGTACAAAGACAACAAGGGTAAGTGCCAAGTGGCTTGCACAGAAGTATGAGTCATTGTTCAGATCTGATCTAACAACTGTCATTCAGACTTTGATTGATGCCTGCATGGAGAAGTATGGTGTGGATGTGCCCAAGTCAATGGCATATAGGGCAAAGAACCTAGCTATTGATGTTGTGCTAGGAGACCACAAGAAGCAATACCCTAGGTTGAAAGACTATGCTCACACGGTGATGGATACAAACCCTGGGAGTAGAGTAGTAGTCACTACTGTAACTCCAACATCCACTGAAAAAAATCCCCCATCCAGGTCCAAGATTCCATGCTATGTTCTATTGCATCAATGGAGCAAGGGAGGGGTTTCTCTCAAGGGGAGCAGACCATTCATTG GTGTTGATGGGTGCTTCATTAAGTTAACTACTGGTGCTCAATTACTTGCTGCCACTGGTAGAGATGGCAACAACAACATATACCCACTAGCATTTGGTATTGTTGGGCAAGAGGACACACCTAACTGGTGTTGGTCTCTACACCAACTTAAAATCTGCCTAGGAGGAGAAGAGCGACAGTTTGGTCCATATACAATAATGTCAGCTAGAC